GCATCAGCACCATGCGCTGTGGCAGCGGTCCGGAAAGGACGGCGTCCATCCATGGGGTGGACACGGCGTAGGGGAGGTTGGCCACGATCTTATAGCCCGATTCCGCGTGCTCGCTTGGGAGTGCTGCAATGGGATAGTCGAGGCAGTCGCCTTCGATCAATTGTAGCTTGGGCTGTTCGGGGAGAACATTTGTGCGCAAATGTGCCGCCAGAGTTGCGTCGCGTTCTACGGCCCAGAGCGAGGCACCGCTAGCGAGGATCGCGCGGGTGAGTGTGCCCAGGCCAGGGCCGATTTCGACGACGGCGCTGCCGGGGCCGATCTCGGCGAGGTCGATGGATTTGCGCACGATATTGCCGTCCACTAAGAAGTTTTGTCCCAGTTTTTTGTTGGGAAGGTGCTCTAGTTGATGCAGGAGCTCACGAGTGGCTGTAGGACTTAGTGGCATGGCGCTTTGCTTGAACGTGGAACATTGAACGTCCAACGCTGAACGTTGAATAGGTGGGAATGCTTCATGATTCGATGTTGGGAGTTCGATGTTCGATGTTCAATTAAGCGTTGTGGAAGGCTTCGATGAGTTCTTCGGGGTTTTCCGATTTCATCAAGGCTTCGCCGACGAGAAT
The nucleotide sequence above comes from Coraliomargarita algicola. Encoded proteins:
- the rsmA gene encoding 16S rRNA (adenine(1518)-N(6)/adenine(1519)-N(6))-dimethyltransferase RsmA; its protein translation is MPLSPTATRELLHQLEHLPNKKLGQNFLVDGNIVRKSIDLAEIGPGSAVVEIGPGLGTLTRAILASGASLWAVERDATLAAHLRTNVLPEQPKLQLIEGDCLDYPIAALPSEHAESGYKIVANLPYAVSTPWMDAVLSGPLPQRMVLMLQKEAADRYVAPHGSKTFGAISIFLQAAYKMHSRHLVSAQCFHPAPKVDSVLLRLDLKEDAVHFPKEIRACIRRIFTLRRKQLGSLCKKEATPGITAWFEHLLSKGYSPSIRPEEITYQDWCELLNFC